One Phaseolus vulgaris cultivar G19833 chromosome 11, P. vulgaris v2.0, whole genome shotgun sequence genomic window carries:
- the LOC137807896 gene encoding uncharacterized mitochondrial protein AtMg00810-like, which yields MGELSFFLGLQIKQSKEGIFLCQSKYCNDFLKKFDMESCKTATTPMSTNCYLSANEARTAVDQTKYRGLIGFLLYLTARYSDSDFARCKWDRKSTSGTCHLLGSSLISWHSKKLACVALSTAEAEYIATRSCCAQILWIKQQMEDFGLKVNKFPLFSDNTS from the exons atGGGGGAGCTTTCCTTCTTTCTTGGGCTACAGATCAAGCAATCCAAAGAAGGCATCTTCTTGTGTCAATCCAAGTACTGTAATGACTTTCTCAAAAAGTTTGATATGGAGAGCTGTAAAACTGCAACAACACCTATGTCTACAAACTGTTACTTAAGTGCTAATGAAGCTAGAACAGCAGTGGACCAAACTAAATACAGGGGGTTGATTGGTTTCTTACTATATCTTACTGCAA GATACtctgattctgattttgcaagATGTAAATgggatagaaagagcacaagtgggacatGCCATCTACTTGGTTCAAGCCTTATATCATGGCACAGCAAAAAGCTAGCTTGTGTAGCCTTGTCAACTGCTGAAGCTGAGTATATAGCTACAAggagctgttgtgcacagatcTTATGGATTAAGCAACAGATGGAGGACTTTGGGTTGAAAGTCAACAAATTTCCTTTATTCTCtgacaacacaa GTTAA